In Nocardioides cavernae, a single genomic region encodes these proteins:
- the ku gene encoding non-homologous end joining protein Ku, which yields MRAIWKGAVSFGLVSVPVKLYAATESHDVSFRQVHAKDGGRIKYQRVCSLDGEEVAYADIAKGYETEDGEMVILTDDDMSQLPSTSSREIAVEKFVPREQIDPLLFEKSYYLEPEGAGAKPYALLRQALKDADRMAVVTVALRQRTTIAVLRVRETEAGEVIVLQTMMWPDEVRVPDFKVEVDDAKPQEVKMAHMLVETLAGDFDASEFEDDYAGAVDALVKSKIEGGEIKRTETSTKTSGEVVDLLAALQKSVAAAKSARGEADADDGSDDEKPAKKTTAKKSAAKKAPAKKTAAKKTATKKTVAKKQSKKAS from the coding sequence ATGCGTGCGATCTGGAAGGGTGCCGTCTCCTTCGGCCTGGTCAGTGTCCCGGTCAAGCTCTATGCCGCCACCGAGAGCCACGACGTGTCGTTCCGTCAGGTGCACGCCAAGGACGGCGGCCGCATCAAGTACCAGCGCGTCTGCTCGCTCGACGGCGAGGAGGTGGCCTACGCCGACATCGCGAAGGGCTACGAGACGGAGGACGGCGAGATGGTCATCCTCACCGACGACGACATGTCGCAGCTGCCGTCGACGTCGTCGCGGGAGATCGCGGTGGAGAAGTTCGTGCCCCGCGAGCAGATCGACCCGCTGCTCTTCGAGAAGTCCTACTACCTCGAGCCCGAGGGCGCCGGCGCCAAGCCCTACGCGCTCCTGCGCCAGGCCCTGAAGGACGCCGACCGGATGGCCGTGGTGACCGTCGCGCTGCGCCAGCGCACGACGATCGCGGTGCTGCGCGTCCGCGAGACCGAGGCCGGCGAGGTCATCGTGCTCCAGACGATGATGTGGCCCGACGAGGTGCGCGTGCCCGACTTCAAGGTCGAGGTCGACGACGCCAAGCCGCAAGAGGTCAAGATGGCCCACATGCTCGTCGAGACGCTGGCCGGCGACTTCGACGCGAGCGAGTTCGAGGACGACTACGCCGGGGCCGTCGACGCGCTCGTGAAGTCCAAGATCGAGGGCGGCGAGATCAAGCGCACCGAGACCTCGACCAAGACCTCCGGCGAGGTCGTCGACCTGCTCGCCGCGCTCCAGAAGTCGGTGGCCGCCGCGAAGTCCGCCCGGGGCGAGGCCGACGCGGACGACGGCTCCGACGACGAGAAGCCGGCGAAGAAGACGACCGCCAAGAAGTCTGCTGCGAAGAAGGCCCCGGCCAAGAAGACGGCTGCCAAGAAGACCGCCACCAAGAAGACCGTTGCGAAGAAGCAGTCCAAGAAGGCCAGCTGA
- the ligD gene encoding non-homologous end-joining DNA ligase, producing the protein MLASKTDRVPTGAQWLHEVKWDGVRVLVDARDGVVRMTSRNDNDVTPAWPDLAAPPLGDRDLMVDGEVIALNERGVPDFRVLQHRMHVRNAREVARLVTSVPATLMVFDLLRLDGEDLTARPLEERRALLEGLPLGDSKWQVPAAYDDGDMLFDATLQQGLEGVVSKRRGSRYRFDARSEDWRKLAHRHRGSFVVGGWRPQTGTTDRLASLLVGEQTPDGLLYRGRVGSGIAGATSTRLGALMAPLAAGASPFADEVPRIDAAGTFWVEPRVVVDIDTHGLGYERLRQPSFQGVRDDLSPEDLA; encoded by the coding sequence ATGCTCGCCAGCAAGACCGACCGCGTCCCGACCGGCGCGCAGTGGCTGCACGAGGTCAAGTGGGACGGGGTGCGCGTGCTCGTCGACGCTCGTGACGGCGTCGTACGCATGACCAGCCGCAACGACAACGACGTCACCCCCGCCTGGCCAGACCTCGCTGCGCCGCCGCTCGGCGACCGCGACCTGATGGTCGACGGCGAGGTGATCGCCCTCAACGAGCGGGGCGTCCCCGACTTCCGCGTGCTGCAGCACCGGATGCACGTCCGCAACGCCCGGGAGGTCGCGCGCCTGGTGACGTCCGTGCCCGCGACCCTCATGGTCTTCGACCTGCTCCGCCTCGACGGCGAGGACCTCACCGCCCGCCCGCTGGAGGAGCGGCGCGCGCTGCTCGAGGGGCTTCCACTGGGCGACTCGAAGTGGCAGGTCCCGGCGGCGTACGACGACGGCGACATGCTGTTCGACGCCACCCTGCAGCAGGGGCTCGAGGGCGTGGTGAGCAAGCGTCGCGGCTCGCGCTACCGCTTCGACGCCCGCAGTGAGGACTGGCGCAAGCTCGCCCACCGACACCGCGGGTCGTTCGTCGTCGGCGGCTGGCGCCCGCAGACGGGTACGACGGACCGGCTGGCCTCGCTGCTCGTCGGCGAGCAGACCCCCGACGGACTGCTCTACCGCGGCCGCGTGGGCAGCGGCATCGCCGGGGCGACCAGCACCCGGCTCGGCGCCCTGATGGCTCCGCTGGCGGCCGGGGCGTCGCCGTTCGCGGACGAGGTCCCCCGCATCGACGCTGCCGGCACCTTCTGGGTCGAGCCGCGGGTGGTGGTCGACATCGACACCCACGGCCTGGGCTACGAGCGCCTGCGCCAGCCGTCGTTCCAAGGCGTCCGCGACGACCTCTCGCCCGAGGACCTCGCATGA
- a CDS encoding carboxyl transferase domain-containing protein — MTRRWTAHELLDLVLDEGTFASWDEPVDLSYADAGYRAELEAAATKAGTDESVLTGRGQVRGRPVAVVVNEFRFLAGSIGRAAADRITAAVRRATAEGLPLLASTASGGTRMQEGTPAFVRMVEISRALMDHRAAGLPYLVHLRHPTTGGVYASWGSLGHVTVAEPGALVGFLGPKVYAGLNGRPFRPGVQVAENLAAAGVIDGVVAAEDLPAMVDSALAVLVDGPGAGRLPLRASRPIGDHAAWDSVERTRRSDRVGVRDLLAHGATGTLQLRGTDEGERDSTVLVALTRLDDQPCVVIGQDRSRQVPGHAMGPGALREARRGMRLAQELGLPLVSVIDTPGAELSPEAEERAIAGEIARCIATLTTMTVPTVSVILGQGCGGGALAFLPAQTVIATEHAWLSPLPPEGASLIVHGDTAHAAEMAARQRVRAADLLADGVVQHVVPEVDDESRRDLAVAVAAEVGAQLRELTGRRPVAHAS; from the coding sequence ATGACCCGGCGCTGGACCGCGCACGAGCTGCTCGACCTGGTGCTCGACGAGGGCACCTTCGCCTCGTGGGACGAGCCAGTCGACCTGTCCTACGCCGACGCGGGCTACCGCGCCGAGCTCGAGGCCGCCGCGACTAAGGCCGGCACCGACGAGTCGGTGCTGACCGGGCGCGGCCAGGTCCGCGGCCGGCCGGTCGCGGTCGTCGTCAACGAGTTCCGCTTCCTCGCCGGCTCGATCGGCCGGGCCGCCGCGGACCGCATCACCGCAGCCGTGCGCCGGGCGACCGCCGAGGGGCTACCCCTGCTGGCCAGCACGGCGTCGGGCGGCACCCGCATGCAGGAGGGCACGCCCGCCTTCGTGCGGATGGTCGAGATCTCCCGCGCGCTGATGGACCACCGCGCCGCGGGCCTGCCCTACCTCGTCCACCTGCGCCACCCCACGACCGGCGGCGTGTACGCGTCGTGGGGCTCGCTCGGACACGTGACCGTCGCGGAGCCCGGCGCGCTGGTGGGCTTCCTCGGCCCCAAGGTCTACGCCGGCCTCAACGGTCGGCCGTTCCGGCCGGGCGTCCAGGTCGCGGAGAACCTCGCCGCCGCCGGTGTCATCGACGGGGTCGTGGCCGCCGAGGACCTGCCCGCCATGGTCGACAGCGCCCTCGCGGTGCTGGTCGACGGGCCCGGCGCGGGCCGGTTGCCGCTGCGCGCCTCGCGCCCGATCGGCGACCACGCCGCCTGGGACTCCGTCGAGCGGACCCGTCGTTCGGACCGGGTGGGCGTGCGCGACCTCCTCGCCCACGGCGCCACCGGCACGTTGCAGCTGCGCGGCACCGACGAGGGCGAGCGCGACTCGACCGTCCTCGTCGCGCTGACCCGGCTCGACGACCAGCCGTGCGTGGTCATCGGCCAGGACCGCTCCCGGCAGGTGCCCGGGCACGCCATGGGACCCGGCGCGCTGCGGGAGGCGCGGCGCGGGATGCGGCTCGCCCAGGAGCTCGGGCTGCCGCTGGTCAGCGTCATCGACACCCCCGGCGCCGAGCTGTCGCCCGAGGCGGAGGAGCGCGCCATCGCCGGCGAGATCGCCCGCTGCATCGCGACCCTCACCACCATGACGGTGCCGACGGTCTCGGTGATCCTCGGCCAGGGATGCGGGGGAGGGGCGCTGGCGTTCCTGCCGGCGCAGACGGTCATCGCGACCGAGCACGCCTGGCTCTCACCGCTCCCGCCGGAGGGCGCGAGCCTGATCGTGCACGGCGACACCGCGCACGCAGCCGAGATGGCCGCGCGCCAGCGGGTGCGGGCCGCGGACCTCCTCGCCGACGGCGTGGTCCAGCACGTGGTGCCCGAGGTCGACGACGAGTCGCGGCGCGACCTCGCGGTCGCCGTCGCCGCCGAGGTCGGCGCTCAGCTGCGCGAGCTCACGGGTCGTAGGCCGGTCGCCCACGCCTCCTGA
- the ligD gene encoding non-homologous end-joining DNA ligase: MSELQVDVDGRTLTISNLDKVLYPRTGTTKGEVLNYYAQVSPVLLPHLKDRAVTRIRWPHGVEGSSFFEKNAPGGTPSWVRTHEVSTTGSRSGKGDGTIRFPICDDLATLTWLANLAALELHVHQWTVDAKGRPRHPNRLVIDLDPGEPAGLHECARVALMVRDALAERDLGCTPVLSGSKGLHLYAPLPDGRGSLDSDGTTALAKEVAEELMKEHPDLVTSVMTKARRPGKVFLDWSQNSGSKTTISPYSLRGRERPTAAAPLTWEEVEEGAEDDLALEQLTMDQVLERVARLGDVFEA, encoded by the coding sequence ATGAGCGAGCTGCAGGTCGACGTCGACGGCCGCACCCTGACCATCAGCAACCTCGACAAGGTGCTCTACCCGCGCACGGGCACGACCAAGGGCGAGGTGCTCAACTACTACGCGCAGGTCTCGCCGGTGCTCCTCCCGCACCTGAAGGACCGGGCGGTCACCCGGATCCGCTGGCCGCACGGGGTCGAGGGGTCGAGCTTCTTCGAGAAGAACGCGCCGGGCGGCACGCCGTCGTGGGTGCGTACGCACGAGGTGTCGACCACGGGCTCGCGCTCCGGCAAGGGGGACGGCACGATCCGCTTCCCGATCTGCGACGACCTCGCCACCCTGACCTGGCTGGCCAACCTCGCCGCGCTCGAGCTGCACGTGCACCAGTGGACCGTCGACGCCAAGGGCCGGCCCCGCCACCCCAACCGCCTCGTCATCGACCTCGACCCCGGTGAGCCGGCCGGGCTGCACGAGTGCGCCCGGGTGGCGCTGATGGTGCGCGACGCGCTGGCCGAGCGCGACCTCGGCTGCACCCCGGTCCTGAGCGGGAGCAAGGGCCTGCACCTGTACGCCCCGCTGCCGGACGGGCGCGGCAGCCTGGACAGCGACGGCACGACGGCGCTCGCGAAGGAGGTCGCCGAGGAGCTCATGAAGGAGCACCCCGACCTGGTGACGAGCGTGATGACCAAGGCCAGGCGGCCCGGCAAGGTGTTCCTCGACTGGTCGCAGAACTCCGGCTCCAAGACCACGATCTCGCCCTACTCCCTGCGCGGCCGCGAGCGTCCGACCGCCGCCGCCCCGCTGACATGGGAGGAGGTCGAGGAGGGCGCCGAGGACGACCTGGCGCTCGAGCAGCTCACGATGGACCAGGTGCTGGAGCGGGTGGCCCGGCTGGGTGACGTCTTCGAGGCCTGA
- a CDS encoding L,D-transpeptidase family protein, with amino-acid sequence MRRLLVAMVVATLGAAGLLTPTGAGAEARRADVVRLDGVRVELRAGTTQVVTVDHTRGVRARVSLWRLAADGWERQLTTTDGRTGYGGFVDGDRRRQGSGTTPLGTYGLISTFGTHAADRRALLPHHRIRKGDHWVQDNASDFYNQLRNQRDGGFRWWLPASDPNSSERLTDYHRQYEWSIVTDFNVEQVRHRGSGIFLHVNGRGATAGCVSAPRRFIRSLVRLLDPARVPVIAVGR; translated from the coding sequence ATGAGGCGGCTCCTGGTGGCGATGGTGGTGGCGACGCTCGGGGCGGCGGGGCTGCTCACGCCGACCGGCGCAGGAGCCGAGGCCCGGCGGGCCGACGTCGTCCGCCTCGACGGCGTACGCGTCGAGCTCCGCGCGGGCACCACGCAGGTCGTCACGGTCGACCACACGCGTGGCGTGCGCGCCCGGGTCTCGCTGTGGCGGCTGGCCGCCGACGGGTGGGAGCGGCAGCTGACGACGACCGACGGCCGCACCGGCTACGGCGGCTTCGTCGACGGCGACCGCCGGCGCCAGGGATCGGGGACGACGCCGCTGGGCACCTACGGACTGATCTCGACCTTCGGCACCCACGCCGCCGACCGGCGCGCGTTGCTGCCACACCACCGGATCCGCAAGGGGGACCACTGGGTGCAGGACAACGCCTCCGACTTCTACAACCAGCTGCGCAACCAGCGTGACGGCGGCTTCCGCTGGTGGCTGCCGGCGTCGGACCCCAACTCCTCGGAGCGGCTGACCGACTACCACCGGCAGTACGAGTGGTCGATCGTCACCGACTTCAACGTCGAGCAGGTGCGCCACCGCGGCTCGGGGATCTTCCTCCACGTCAACGGGCGCGGCGCGACCGCCGGGTGCGTGAGCGCTCCCCGGCGGTTCATCCGCTCGCTGGTGCGGCTCCTGGACCCCGCCCGCGTGCCGGTGATCGCGGTCGGCCGATGA
- a CDS encoding response regulator transcription factor, which produces MAHDVLVVEDEEDIAVPLMRTLEREGYEVNRVSVGADAVAFAVGEGPAVVILDLGLPDMDGIDVCRQMRSGGYLGGIIMVTARAGELDRVVGLDVGADDYLAKPFGLAELLARVRALLRRSGSTPAPDDTTVTTSSGLKIDAASRRVHLGDREIALTAKEFDVLAVLANSHDKVVPRETLMNEVWDQNWYGSTKTLDVTIGRLRSKLEAAAAGEKVVAIRGVGFRLETGT; this is translated from the coding sequence ATGGCCCATGACGTGCTGGTGGTTGAGGACGAGGAAGACATCGCCGTCCCCCTCATGCGCACGCTCGAGCGCGAGGGCTACGAGGTCAACCGCGTGTCCGTCGGCGCTGACGCCGTCGCCTTCGCCGTGGGCGAGGGGCCGGCGGTCGTGATCCTCGACCTCGGCCTGCCCGACATGGACGGCATCGACGTGTGCCGCCAGATGCGCTCCGGGGGTTACCTCGGCGGCATCATCATGGTGACCGCCCGCGCCGGCGAGCTCGACCGCGTGGTCGGCCTCGACGTCGGCGCCGACGACTACCTCGCCAAGCCGTTCGGCCTCGCCGAGCTCCTCGCCCGCGTGCGCGCCCTCCTGCGGCGCAGCGGCAGCACCCCGGCCCCGGACGACACGACGGTCACCACCTCGTCGGGCCTGAAGATCGACGCCGCCTCGCGCCGCGTGCACCTCGGCGACCGGGAGATCGCGCTGACCGCCAAGGAGTTCGACGTCCTGGCCGTCCTCGCCAACAGCCACGACAAGGTCGTGCCGCGCGAGACGCTGATGAACGAGGTCTGGGACCAGAACTGGTACGGCTCGACCAAGACCCTCGACGTCACCATCGGCCGCCTCCGCAGCAAGCTCGAGGCCGCCGCGGCGGGCGAGAAGGTCGTCGCCATCCGCGGCGTCGGCTTCCGGCTCGAGACGGGCACCTGA